A window of the Torulaspora globosa chromosome 6, complete sequence genome harbors these coding sequences:
- the PBS2 gene encoding mitogen-activated protein kinase kinase PBS2 (ancestral locus Anc_1.225) encodes MKEQFSKLTVNQEGKDEVERGDSSVASSGMQSSGGSAAKVGGGGPSSSHYNNINANLHARVKAFQEQRALKRSSSVGSNKGDTEAAARAKGNQNMQQIVNKPLPPLPASSVAESDGEVEQPRVQATAAHRNVAAVPDLLKPHYDRKSGALPTAQQASNAPENLAQFNPNRKAPRRPPSARNVIPNVSSKPAQGLSARRGLQLPMGAMSLRLPGKVEKHSTSLATQEFASAPSNSNHLTSSGGGGSGNRSNPGSLINGVQSTSTSSSNEEQRDTEGTAPRNSNSNSGGLFANFSKYVDIKSGSLNFAGKLSLSSEGIDFSNGYSSRITLEELEFQEELGHGNYGNVSKVLYKPTNVIMAMKEVRLELDEAKFRQILMELEVLHKCQSPYIVDFYGAFFIEGAVYMCMEYMDGGSLDRIYDTSPEIGGIDEPQLAYITHAVIEGLKELKDVHNIIHRDVKPTNILCSAKHGTVKLCDFGVSGNLVASLAKTNIGCQSYMAPERIRSLNPDRITYTVQSDIWSLGLSILEMALGRYPYPPETFDNIFSQLSAIVDGPPPKLPRDKYSPEAQDFVSSCLQKIPERRPTYAALLEHPWLTKFKDVDVQMSTYITSRLEKRRELLAERGEKELPKHLPALHMGGL; translated from the coding sequence ATGAAAGAACAGTTTTCGAAGTTGACGGTGAATCAGGAGGGCAAAGATGAAGTGGAACGTGGTGATTCAAGCGTAGCGAGTTCCGGTATGCAGAGCTCTGGCGGATCTGCGGCGAAAGTTGGTGGGGGCGGGCCGTCTTCTTCGCATTATAACAATATCAATGCAAATCTGCATGCCCGTGTGAAGGCTTTCCAGGAGCAGAgggctttgaagaggtcaAGCAGTGTGGGGAGTAATAAGGGGGACACAGAGGCGGCAGCTCGTGCCAAGGGAAACCAAAACATGCAGCAGATCGTTAATAAGCCGCTGCCTCCGCTTCCCGCTTCGTCGGTAGCAGAGAGCGACGGCGAGGTCGAACAGCCTAGAGTGCAGGCTACGGCAGCACATCGAAACGTAGCAGCGGTTCCGGACCTGCTGAAGCCTCATTATGATAGAAAGAGCGGTGCTCTGCCCACGGCTCAGCAGGCTTCGAACGCTCCAGAGAACCTGGCACAGTTTAATCCGAATAGAAAGGCTCCCAGACGACCTCCTTCAGCCAGAAACGTGATACCTAATGTGAGCAGTAAGCCTGCTCAGGGGCTGAGTGCTCGTAGGGGATTGCAACTGCCCATGGGGGCGATGTCGCTGAGACTGCCTGGTAAGGTAGAGAAACACTCGACATCTCTTGCGACACAGGAGTTTGCGTCAGCACCGTCCAATAGCAATCATTTGACAAGTTCGGGGGGCGGTGGTTCGGGCAACAGATCGAACCCTGGTTCTCTGATAAATGGCGTACAAAGCACATCGACCTCCTCGAGCAACGAAGAGCAACGGGACACGGAGGGTACGGCCCCCAGAAATAGCAATAGTAATTCGGGCGGTCTCTTTGCTAACTTCTCCAAGTACGTGGATATAAAGTCGGGGTCTCTGAATTTTGCCGGCAAGCTGTCATTGTCATCCGAGGGTATAGATTTCAGCAATGGATATAGCTCCAGGATAACGCTGGAGGAGTTAGAGTTCCAGGAAGAGCTTGGGCACGGCAACTATGGGAACGTTTCCAAAGTTCTGTACAAGCCAACGAATGTAATAATGGCAATGAAGGAGGTCAGATTGGAGCTGGATGAGGCGAAATTCAGGCAAATTCTCATGGAATTGGAGGTCCTGCATAAGTGCCAATCACCTTACATTGTTGATTTTTACGGTGCATTTTTCATCGAAGGTGCCGTTTACATGTGTATGGAATACATGGATGGAGGCTCTCTGGATAGGATTTACGATACCTCTCCCGAAATTGGCGGCATAGACGAGCCGCAACTAGCATATATCACCCACGCGGTGATCGAAGGACTAAAAGAACTAAAGGACGTCCACAACATTATACATAGAGACGTCAAGCCAACCAACATTCTATGCTCAGCAAAGCACGGTACAGTTAAACTATGTGATTTCGGCGTTTCGGGCAATTTAGTCGCGTCACTGGCCAAGACTAACATAGGGTGCCAGTCCTACATGGCTCCCGAGCGAATCCGGTCTCTGAATCCCGATAGAATTACATACACCGTTCAATCCGACATATGGTCCCTCGGGTTGAGCATTCTGGAAATGGCACTAGGAAGATATCCGTACCCTCCAGAGACTTTCGATAATATATTTTCGCAACTCAGTGCCATCGTGGATGGCCCTCCTCCCAAATTACCTCGCGACAAGTACAGCCCCGAGGCTCAAGACTTCGTCTCAAGCTGTTTGCAAAAGATTCCAGAAAGAAGACCCACCTATGCTGCACTATTAGAACACCCCTGGCTGACAAAGTTTAAAGATGTTGACGTACAAATGAGCACTTACATCACAAGCAGACTCGAGAAACGAAGAGAGCTTCTCGCTGAGAGAGGCGAAAAGGAGCTGCCAAAGCATTTACCGGCACTGCATATGGGTGGCTTGTAA
- the GCD14 gene encoding tRNA 1-methyladenosine methyltransferase subunit GCD14 (ancestral locus Anc_1.229): MSVFSEYKDCIEEGDLVLVWISRDNIKPIRVDSNEIFNTRYGSFPHKMMIGQRYGSQIAIRTKGANKFAFIHVLQPTPELWTLSLPHRTQIVYTPDSSYIMERLNCNPRTRAVEAGTGSGSFSHAFARSVGHLYSYEFHGPRYEEALKEFREHGLVDADKNVTITHRDVCRDGFRIRREDVTSHQFGEDEGEVAIGANVVFLDLPAPWDAIPHLEEVICSDEKVGLCCFSPCIEQVDKTIEALNKHGWSDLQMVEIQAKQFESRRQMVRTVDDAIERLRDVKRRKSEGLERRKRMCESLVSDQPEADETEEKRPVTEKTKFNPFGKGARVKEGDANYKWKEVTKVEPEIKSHTSYLTFAFKVANKSRDEEAVQKILESTESK; the protein is encoded by the coding sequence ATGTCGGTGTTCTCCGAGTACAAGGACTGCATTGAGGAGGGCGATTTGGTGCTGGTTTGGATTTCAAGAGATAACATAAAGCCGATCAGAGTGGATTCGAACGAGATCTTCAACACTAGATATGGTTCGTTCCCCCATAAGATGATGATTGGGCAGCGGTACGGGTCTCAGATTGCGATTAGAACGAAGGGAGCGAACAAGTTTGCGTTTATCCATGTTTTACAGCCAACACCTGAACTCTGGACGCTGTCTCTGCCGCATAGGACGCAGATCGTGTACACGCCAGACTCGTCGTACATCATGGAAAGGCTGAATTGCAACCCGAGGACGAGGGCGGTCGAAGCAGGCACCGGATCTGGGTCTTTTTCCCACGCTTTTGCGAGGAGTGTGGGCCATCTGTACAGCTACGAGTTCCACGGACCGAGGTATGAGGAAGCGCTGAAGGAGTTCAGAGAACATGGGCTCGTTGATGCAGACAAGAACGTCACCATAACGCATAGAGATGTCTGCAGGGACGGTTTCCGCATACGGAGGGAGGACGTGACGTCGCACCAGTTTGGCGAGGACGAAGGCGAGGTCGCCATTGGGGCAAATGTTGTATTTCTGGATCTGCCGGCTCCCTGGGACGCTATTCCGCACCTGGAAGAAGTGATATGTAGCGACGAGAAGGTCGGGCTGTGCTGTTTTTCGCCGTGTATAGAACAGGTTGACAAGACCATCGAGGCGCTGAACAAGCATGGTTGGAGCGACCTGCAGATGGTCGAGATCCAGGCCAAGCAGTTTGAGAGCCGCCGGCAGATGGTGCGGACTGTCGATGATGCGATCGAGAGGCTAAGGGACGTCAAGAGGCGTAAAAGCGAAGGGCTGGAGAGGCGCAAGAGGATGTGTGAGAGTCTGGTCAGCGACCAGCcagaagcagatgaaacggaagagaaaagaccTGTTACGGAGAAGACAAAGTTCAATCCTTTTGGGAAGGGAGCCCGCGTGAAGGAGGGGGACGCTAACTACAAATGGAAGGAGGTCACCAAGGTCGAACCGGAGATCAAGTCCCACACCTCCTACTTGACCTTTGCTTTTAAGGTAGCCAATAAATCTCGAGATGAGGAAGCCGTCCAAAAGATATTGGAATCTACCGAAAGCAAATAG
- the NIT2 gene encoding putative hydrolase (ancestral locus Anc_1.228) has protein sequence MKESSGVQPGSKAAEIVQTPVGRLGLEICYDIRFPEQSLELRSKGADILCFPSAFTMKTGEAHWQLLGRARAVDTQCFVVMPAQSGKHDTGSGADSSQDYVERISWGHSMVIDPWGRIIAQSGCNGEELIIADLDYTVLEKVRADMPLWEQRSAAAKAADQRAK, from the coding sequence ATGAAAGAATCTAGTGGTGTGCAACCGGGTAGCAAGGCGGCAGAGATTGTGCAGACGCCTGTAGGTAGGCTTGGGCTGGAAATATGCTACGATATAAGATTTCCTGAGCAATCCTTAGAGCTGCGGTCCAAAGGTGCTGACATTTTATGCTTCCCGAGTGCTTTCACGATGAAAACCGGAGAAGCTCATTGGCAGTTACTGGGGAGAGCTCGTGCTGTTGATACTCAGTGTTTTGTTGTCATGCCAGCCCAAAGCGGGAAGCACGATACGGGATCTGGCGCCGACTCTTCACAAGACTATGTCGAACGCATCTCGTGGGGTCATTCGATGGTTATCGACCCTTGGGGGCGGATTATCGCACAATCAGGTTGTAACGGTGAAGAATTGATTATCGCTGACTTAGATTACACAGTACTTGAGAAAGTAAGGGCCGATATGCCCTTGTGGGAACAGCGTTCGGCTGCCGCTAAGGCGGCTGACCAACGCGCAAAATAG
- the MCO6 gene encoding Mco6p (ancestral locus Anc_1.226), with the protein MNFSITSKFALLTTIIRTSNLRCPHSSALLEEAVPQTSPSTSRTPQPMIFFFKQIRDIFAKSHSTLQQIQLSRRAFFRLLGYLASCAVISLASQSKLLH; encoded by the coding sequence atgaatttttcaatcacCTCCAAATTCGCGTTGCTTACGACTATCATCAGAACAAGCAACTTACGCTGTCCTCATAGCTCGGCCCTACTGGAAGAAGCAGTCCCGCAGACGAGCCCTTCTACATCTCGCACCCCCCAGCcaatgatcttcttcttcaaacAGATCAGGGATATCTTTGCGAAGTCCCACAGCACGCTGCAACAGATCCAACTTTCTCGCAGAGCGTTCTTCCGTCTGCTGGGATACCTAGCAAGCTGCGCTGTGATATCGCTCGCCTCGCAATCCAAGCTGCTCCATTAG
- the LSM1 gene encoding Lsm1p (ancestral locus Anc_1.230) has product MSDRGSAEPVQLAATHGSQSKKISEGEADLYLDQYNFTTTAAIVGSVDRKIFVLLRDGRMLFGVLRTFDQYANLILQHCVERIYLTEANQYAEETRGLFMVRGENVVMLGEVDIDKEDQPLESMERIRFSDAARTKTHSDETRFKRETAKGKQLARYGLLYDFHKSDMY; this is encoded by the coding sequence ATGTCCGACAGAGGCTCTGCAGAGCCAGTACAACTCGCTGCAACGCACGGATCGCAATCGAAAAAGATATCAGAGGGCGAGGCGGACCTATATCTGGACCAGTACAACTTCACGACGACGGCTGCCATCGTGGGCTCCGTCGACCGCAAGATCTTTGTGCTGCTTCGAGACGGAAGAATGCTCTTCGGAGTGCTGAGAACCTTTGACCAGTACGCGAACCTGATTTTGCAGCACTGCGTGGAGAGAATATACCTTACAGAGGCGAACCAGTATGCCGAAGAGACGCGCGGCCTGTTCATGGTGCGTGGCGAGAACGTCGTGATGCTTGGCGAAGTGGATATAGACAAAGAGGACCAACCGCTCGAGTCGATGGAGCGGATACGCTTTTCCGACGCGGCAAGGACGAAGACCCACAGCGATGAGACAAGATTCAAGAGGGAGACCGCCAAGGGCAAGCAATTGGCCCGCTACGGGCTGCTATACGACTTCCACAAGTCAGACATGTATTAG
- the MTC1 gene encoding DUF5427 domain-containing protein MTC1 (ancestral locus Anc_1.232), producing MAERKSTEADDVFEFLESLPQTGRDGTGDKGDKQKSKNNEDIMEFLDELEKSNLSLSKKGRDAEKPKQETAEASKETAATERPGAESKRKEAEAVEEPLHDPITSLSKWWSSSGSATVSSFWNKTTEQASSIKTKLAQDQLDLSSKLSAAAITDLARNLQKMVARETDEVLRIHLVHDLVNFPQLQYNVEQKFDQVLSSQVQGGIRIFVDQWGHPHKSAEDAQSKSTSVRKLNIFNGKIADGEKLAFANLDNAIRLFDTAHEEYMKQQEQSREHTADDGSSKDGISDIFISILPIAVPGNNQKAGDDIPTTDSVHAGNFSFTIILKDITNGISSITRSQGFPMKWVGWLEGESNWKPKHAREQPKEEDASSGAAAEDDEEEIVDPSDWVKEWVEDGLFLSLGVVAQNYVIERMGF from the coding sequence ATGGCAGAACGCAAGTCTACGGAGGCAGATGATGTGTTTGAGTTTCTGGAGTCTTTGCCGCAGACTGGCAGAGATGGTACGGGGGACAAAGGCGACAAGCAAAAGAGTAAGAATAACGAGGATATAATGGAGTTcctcgatgagctggagaagagCAATCTGAGTTTGAGCAAGAAGGGCCGGGACGCGGAGAAGCCGAAACAAGAGACGGCAGAAGCCAGCAAGGAAACGGCTGCCACAGAGCGTCCTGGGGCTGAATCGAAGCGGAAAGAAGCGGAAGCTGTCGAAGAGCCGTTGCACGACCCCATTACGTCTTTATCGAAGTGGTGGTCTTCTTCGGGATCTGCCACGGTGTCCAGTTTCTGGAACAAGACCACCGAGCAGGCGTCGAGCATCAAGACGAAGCTGGCGCAGGACCAGCTGGATCTGTCGTCGAAACTGAGCGCCGCGGCGATCACTGATCTCGCCAGGAacctgcagaagatggtcGCTCGCGAGACCGACGAAGTGCTCCGGATCCATCTGGTTCACGATCTGGTCAATTTCCCGCAGTTGCAATACAATGTGGAGCAGAAATTCGACCAGGTGCTCAGCTCGCAGGTGCAGGGCGGTATTAGGATCTTCGTCGACCAGTGGGGCCACCCACACAAGTCTGCCGAGGATGCGCAGAGCAAGAGCACGTCAGTACGCAAGCTTAATATCTTTAATGGCAAAATTGCCGACGGCGAGAAACTCGCCTTTGCAAACTTGGACAACGCTATCAGGCTGTTCGACACGGCCCACGAGGAGTACATGAAGCAACAAGAGCAGTCACGGGAGCACACGGCCGATGATGGCAGCAGCAAGGACGGAATAAGcgacatcttcatctccaTCTTGCCGATCGCCGTCCCTGGGAACAACCAGAAAGCGGGCGACGACATTCCGACCACCGACTCGGTTCACGCCGgcaacttcagcttcaccATCATCCTCAAGGATATCACAAACGGCATCTCCAGCATCACCAGGTCCCAGGGGTTTCCCATGAAGTGGGTCGGCTGGCTGGAGGGAGAATCCAACTGGAAACCAAAGCACGCAAGAGAGCAGCccaaggaggaagatgcaTCCAGCGGCGCGGCCGCggaagacgacgaagaggagaTCGTCGATCCGAGCGACTGGGTCAAAGAGTGGGTCGAGGACGGCCTCTTCCTCTCGCTCGGCGTCGTCGCCCAGAACTACGTAATCGAAAGAATGGGTTTCTAA
- the NAP1 gene encoding histone chaperone NAP1 (ancestral locus Anc_1.235), protein MSAPIRTKPKSSMKIDNAPTPHNTPASVLTGSFLKNGNPLKAEGAVDGGSGKGEAIPQTISEEDIQSALSNQPFLLQSIQDKLGSLVGQDSGYVSQLPEIVKDRLYGLKKIQNDLFALERDFQMEMFALEQKYLSKYSPLHERRYKIVSGREEPTAEEVKKGRELAMEEGEEEQAEDRAKNEEEQQDIKGIPSFWLTALENLPVVSETITDRDAEVLDYLVDIKLEYLSDGRPGFKLVFTFDEDTPFFKNKSLTKTYFYQKELGYSGDFIYDHAEGDEIQWTDNESNPTVSVEMRKQRNKATKQVRTIEKITPVDSFFNFFDPPKVPTREPTAQDADDADEQDEDELQELEERLALDYSIGEQLKDKLVPRAVDWFTGAALEFEFDNELADDEGFEDDDDDEAGEDDDEDEDEEEDEEEQDDFAKKEAAPECKQS, encoded by the coding sequence ATGTCTGCACCTATAAGAACGAAACCGAAGTCTTCTATGAAGATTGATAACGCACCAACCCCGCATAACACGCCAGCCAGCGTGTTGACAGGCAGCTTTCTCAAGAACGGAAACCCTTTGAAGGCGGAGGGTGCTGTTGACGGAGGCTCTGGGAAGGGTGAAGCTATTCCCCAGACGATCAGCGAGGAAGACATACAGAGTGCTCTGTCGAATCAGCCTTTCCTGTTGCAGAGTATTCAGGACAAATTGGGCTCGCTGGTGGGACAGGACAGTGGGTACGTCAGTCAGCTGCCTGAGATTGTGAAAGACAGGCTCTACGGTCTGaaaaagattcaaaacGATCTATTTGCGCTGGAGAGGGACTTCCAGATGGAAATGTTCGCGCTGGAGCAGAAATATCTAAGCAAGTACTCGCCACTGCACGAACGCCGTTACAAGATAGTGAGCGGTCGAGAAGAGCCCACCGCGGAGgaggtcaagaagggcCGGGAGCTTGCGATGGAGGAGGGAGAAGAGgagcaagctgaagacAGGGCaaagaacgaagaagaacagcagGATATAAAGGGGATCCCCTCGTTCTGGCTGACCGCTCTGGAGAACCTGCCAGTGGTCTCCGAGACGATCACGGACCGCGACGCCGAAGTGCTCGACTACCTCGTGGATATCAAGCTCGAGTACCTGAGCGACGGCAGACCGGGATTCAAGCTGGTGTTCACCTTCGACGAAGACACgcctttcttcaagaacaagagcTTGACCAAGACGTACTTCTACCAGAAGGAGCTCGGCTACTCCGGAGACTTTATCTACGACCACGCCGAGGGCGACGAGATCCAGTGGACCGACAACGAGTCGAACCCTACCGTCTCCGTAGagatgaggaagcagagaaaCAAAGCCACGAAGCAGGTCAGAACCATCGAGAAGATCACTCCCGTCgactccttcttcaacttcttcgaTCCGCCAAAGGTCCCCACCAGGGAGCCGACAGCCCAAGACGCAGACGACGCAGACGAGCAAGACGAGGACGAGCTGCAGGAACTGGAAGAAAGATTGGCTCTGGATTACTCCATCGGcgagcaattgaaggacAAACTCGTCCCACGCGCCGTCGACTGGTTCACAGGAGCCGCCCTGGAGTTCGAATTCGACAACGAACTGGCGGACGACGAAGGTTTcgaagacgacgacgacgatgaagctggagaagacgacgacgaagacgaagacgaagaagaagacgaagaagaacaagacgATTTTGCGAAGAAGGAAGCTGCTCCCGAATGCAAGCAGTCGTGA
- the SPT10 gene encoding Spt10p (ancestral locus Anc_1.227) yields the protein MTMFTQTGGLVEEGHLQDQVLTPLQPHTILLKDGETVATMYPIPANADLLPVGLLAFLLDEFNMEIEKGDSFPYYETLSLKQFKEAWFHADGHIAVMVLGEVPELDYSMENDLSDLENNYGTDIETMRQTSQYKKRKKRRNLNLNIQWEKQCLGIFSLQPAYPGRSSHIVTGTFLVNAGIRGKRIGRTLVETFIEWSKRLGFTSCYFPLIYGTNVGIRRILESLNFKRIGKLPESGILKGFDVPVDSFIYGKEFTHITKSIDLLRDPQKTNDIAKYERLKYYLETGKYPANCDRNEKARLRVSSRTHSVLNGKLMTRGREIVFEPDRQRQIAMEMHAVEHQGINKITTRIVERYHWKGIKNTVSEVIAQCHRCKMRHQDGVGVIVKPGKSVKQAHMFAAHSESTDDDLDHSAQLSRMAAVVVGSLQADVDDHESAKDSTPADAEERQSATPQVTSLDFDKLDKSHNQLMQPMLSTEQSMNAFNRFMEEEQQRKRRKFTSVNSNADNNPENFEQETPGTVPVLDKNDQNLMDDAILGLQENVMAAVELAHKGRTAEQTPDSADDDAGGASVFY from the coding sequence ATGACTATGTTTACACAGACAGGAGGATTGGTAGAGGAGGGTCACTTGCAGGATCAAGTTTTGACGCCATTACAGCCCCATACGATTCTGCTTAAAGATGGAGAGACGGTCGCGACCATGTACCCAATACCGGCTAACGCAGATCTTCTGCCAGTGGGATTGTTGGCCTTCTTGCTGGACGAATTCAATATGGAAATAGAGAAGGGCGACAGCTTCCCATACTACGAGACGTTATCGTTGAAAcagttcaaagaagcaTGGTTCCATGCTGATGGCCATATAGCTGTCATGGTGCTGGGCGAGGTGCCTGAGCTTGACTACAGCATGGAAAACGATTTGTCAGACTTGGAGAATAACTATGGGACAGATATTGAGACGATGAGGCAAACTTCACAGTACAAGAAGCGCAAGAAGCGTCGAAACTTAAACTTGAACATCCAATGGGAAAAGCAATGTCTGGGCATATTTTCGCTGCAACCTGCGTATCCAGGACGTTCATCTCATATTGTTACGGGTACTTTTTTGGTTAACGCCGGCATTCGCGGCAAGAGAATTGGCCGAACCCTGGTGGAGACCTTCATCGAATGGTCAAAGAGGCTTGGTTTCACTTCATGTTACTTCCCATTGATTTACGGGACAAATGTCGGGATCCGACGAATACTGGAGAGTctgaatttcaagagaataGGCAAGCTGCCAGAATCGGGCATCCTGAAGGGATTCGACGTTCCGGTCGATTCGTTCATCTACGGGAAGGAGTTTACACATATTACTAAGAGCATCGATCTTTTACGAGATCCTCAGAAGACGAACGACATTGCCAAGTATGAGCGACTGAAATATTACCTTGAAACAGGCAAATACCCTGCGAACTGCGATCGGAACGAAAAGGCGCGACTACGGGTAAGCTCGAGGACCCACTCCGTTCTCAATGGTAAGCTAATGACCCGGGGACGCGAAATAGTGTTTGAGCCTGATAGGCAGCGCCAGATCGCTATGGAAATGCACGCCGTAGAGCACCAGGGGATAAATAAGATAACCACGCGAATCGTTGAGAGATATCACTGGAAAGGCATCAAGAATACGGTATCAGAAGTGATTGCCCAGTGTCACCGCTGTAAGATGAGACACCAGGACGGCGTCGGTGTAATCGTAAAGCCCGGCAAGTCTGTGAAACAGGCCCATATGTTTGCAGCACACAGCGAGAGCACGGACGACGATCTCGATCATTCTGCACAGCTCTCGAGGATGGCTGCCGTAGTGGTGGGATCACTACAGGCGGATGTGGATGACCACGAATCCGCCAAGGATTCGACCCCGGCAGACGCTGAAGAGCGCCAGAGCGCAACGCCCCAAGTCACAAGCCTCGATTTCGATAAACTAGACAAGTCCCACAACCAACTCATGCAGCCAATGCTGAGTACTGAACAATCCATGAACGCCTTCAACCGTTTTATGGAAGAGGAGcaacaaaggaaaagaCGCAAGTTTACCAGCGTCAACAGCAACGCCGACAACAACCCAGAGAACTTCGAGCAAGAGACTCCAGGCACCGTGCCAGTCCTGGATAAAAACGACCAGAACCTGATGGACGACGCAATATTGGGACTCCAGGAGAATGTGATGGCAGCCGTAGAGCTTGCCCACAAAGGGCGAACAGCGGAACAGACACCGGACTCTGCAGACGATGACGCTGGCGGCGCCAGTGTCTTTTACTGA
- the RPE1 gene encoding ribulose-phosphate 3-epimerase RPE1 (ancestral locus Anc_1.234), whose protein sequence is MVKPIIAPSILASDFANLGCECHRVINAGADWLHIDVMDGHFVPNITLGQPIVSSLRRAVPRADDASNVGKKPSAFFDCHMMVEEPEKWVEEFVKCGADQFTFHYEATRDPLALVKLIKKQGCRAACAIKPGTPVDVLYELAPHLDMALVMTVEPGFGGQKFMIDMMPKVEKLREKFPDLDIQVDGGLGRDTIPHAAKAGANVIVAGTSVFTAADPADLISFMKSEVRGNLASKGLLT, encoded by the coding sequence ATGGTCAAGCCTATTATTGCACCAAGTATTCTGGCTTCAGACTTTGCTAACCTAGGCTGTGAGTGCCATAGGGTGATCAATGCCGGGGCAGACTGGTTACACATCGACGTGATGGACGGCCACTTCGTGCCCAACATCACTTTGGGACAGCCAATTGTTAGTTCGCTGCGTCGGGCTGTACCAAGGGCTGACGACGCTTCCAACGTCGGTAAGAAGCCCTCTGCATTCTTCGACTGCCACATGATGGTCGAGGAGCCCGAGAAGTGGGTTGAGGAGTTTGTTAAATGCGGCGCCGACCAATTCACCTTCCACTACGAGGCCACTAGGGATCCACTGGCATTGGTGAagctcatcaagaagcagggCTGCAGAGCCGCGTGTGCAATCAAGCCGGGGACCCCTGTCGACGTGCTGTACGAGTTGGCCCCTCACCTCGACATGGCGCTGGTCATGACCGTGGAGCCCGGTTTTGGCGGCCAGAAGTTCATGATCGACATGATGCCCAAGGTCGAGAAGTTGAGGGAGAAGTTCCCGGACCTCGACATCCAGGTCGACGGCGGTCTGGGCAGGGACACCATCCCACACGCGGCCAAGGCCGGCGCCAACGTTATCGTCGCTGGGACCAGCGTGTTCACTGCTGCAGACCCAGCCGATCTTATCTCGTTCATGAAGAGTGAAGTCCGTGGAAACTTGGCCTCAAAGGGCCTCCTAACTTAA
- the FMP46 gene encoding putative redox protein (ancestral locus Anc_1.231): MSMLRSLQHQPKVISLFTHNLENGKATEAILQVLKCDAGEKYNVELDTKFPTLDQLKYMNSINPNVLRSQIPKLSELLARKSHDSVFHSELKECVAKGYWSGKHPLWVDWEERRMGNDAESIRKLLEPENKPE, from the coding sequence ATGTCGATGTTAAGGAGTTTGCAGCACCAGCCCAAGGTGATCTCGTTGTTTACCCACAATCTCGAGAACGGTAAGGCTACTGAAGCGATCCTGCAGGTGTTGAAATGCGATGCGGGCGAGAAGTACAACGTGGAGCTGGATACGAAGTTCCCAACGCTGGACCAGCTGAAGTATATGAATAGCATCAATCCGAACGTGTTGCGGAGCCAGATTCCGAAACTGAGCGAACTGCTGGCAAGGAAATCTCACGACTCGGTGTTCCACTCGGAGCTGAAAGAGTGTGTCGCCAAGGGCTACTGGAGCGGGAAGCATCCGTTGTGGGTGGATTGGGAGGAGAGGAGGATGGGGAATGATGCGGAGAGCATCAGGAAGCTGTTGGAACCGGAGAACAAGCCGGAATGA
- the ALB1 gene encoding Alb1p (ancestral locus Anc_1.233) has translation MPSKNSINRPKLTTNLNRKTQSLARKRDQRERAGLLQPARSSEKSKSGQVKSVPLELYFHGKVGQTAGNQALTTKTLSKKRAKKIERNLKYAEQRKLLAELQDKVANEDGMEVDVQAGKSQKREEKKSSLAKMKDALWRVIDDSSSQGLVLNGGQGTTLGGPVFC, from the coding sequence ATGCCctcgaagaactcgatAAATAGGCCAAAATTGACCACCAACCTCAACCGCAAGACTCAGTCGCTTGCTAGGAAAAGAGACCAGCGTGAAAGAGCCGGACTGCTGCAGCCGGCAAGATCTAGTGAGAAGTCCAAGTCGGGACAGGTCAAGTCGGTGCCATTGGAGCTGTACTTCCACGGAAAAGTGGGCCAAACTGCCGGCAACCAGGCTTTGACCACCAAAACTCTGTCGAAAAAGCGggccaagaagatcgaAAGAAACCTTAAGTATGCAGAGCAAAGAAAACTGCTGGCTGAGCTGCAGGATAAGGTCGCCAATGAAGACGGCATGGAGGTAGATGTGCAGGCTGGCAAATCGCAGAAGAgagaggagaaaaagagtTCTTTGGCGAAGATGAAGGATGCTCTGTGGAGAGTGATCGACGATTCGTCGAGCCAAGGCCTAGTGTTGAACGGCGGCCAGGGGACCACCCTTGGGGGCCCGGTTTTCTGCTAG